The following coding sequences lie in one Microcoleus sp. bin38.metabat.b11b12b14.051 genomic window:
- a CDS encoding inorganic pyrophosphatase translates to MDNWNSQSGDIEWVDQVYQLLLDIARSSLSDIPRIPENLTQKSLPLLQKLQSIQQRPQGQPFKSDAFSVNDLEWVAQVRQLLEELTRESLSERPKMPENLAGRALSLADKAQSIKETIENYAADSPTDEDESSLQPPDALLHLLHQSLKTHRAKSYKPDAPEWQQLLTLLDVVQSIYKQIQH, encoded by the coding sequence ATGGATAATTGGAATTCGCAGTCGGGAGATATTGAGTGGGTAGATCAGGTTTACCAACTATTGCTAGATATTGCTCGCAGCTCGCTGTCAGATATCCCCAGAATCCCCGAAAACCTCACTCAAAAGTCTCTTCCCCTACTCCAGAAATTACAAAGCATTCAGCAAAGACCCCAGGGGCAACCGTTTAAATCCGATGCCTTTTCGGTAAACGATCTCGAATGGGTGGCTCAAGTCCGCCAACTGCTCGAAGAACTGACCCGCGAGTCTTTGTCGGAACGCCCAAAAATGCCAGAAAATTTGGCGGGTCGGGCTTTGAGTCTGGCAGATAAGGCACAAAGCATCAAAGAAACCATAGAAAACTATGCAGCCGACAGCCCAACAGATGAAGATGAGAGTTCCTTGCAGCCTCCAGACGCGCTGCTGCACCTCTTGCACCAGAGTTTAAAAACTCACCGTGCCAAAAGCTACAAACCCGATGCTCCCGAATGGCAGCAACTCTTGACCCTGCTAGATGTAGTGCAGTCAATTTACAAGCAAATTCAACATTAA
- a CDS encoding inorganic diphosphatase produces the protein MDLSLIPAQPKPGLLNVLIEITAGSKNKYEFDKEMQAFALDRVLYASVQYPCDYGFIPNTLADDGDPLDGMVMMDEPTFPGCIIAARPIGMLEMIDGGDRDEKLLCVPDKDPRYAHVKSLKDVAPHRLDEIAEFFRTYKNLEKKVTEILGWQDVDMVMPLVEKCIAADRQ, from the coding sequence GTGGACTTATCGCTAATTCCGGCACAGCCAAAACCAGGACTGCTTAACGTCCTGATCGAAATCACCGCCGGTAGCAAAAACAAGTACGAGTTTGATAAAGAGATGCAAGCCTTTGCACTCGATCGGGTGCTTTATGCCTCAGTGCAATACCCTTGCGACTACGGCTTCATACCCAATACCTTAGCCGACGACGGCGACCCCCTCGACGGCATGGTAATGATGGATGAACCCACTTTTCCAGGGTGCATCATCGCCGCCCGTCCGATCGGAATGCTGGAAATGATCGACGGAGGTGACAGGGACGAAAAACTGCTGTGCGTTCCCGACAAAGACCCCCGCTACGCTCACGTGAAGTCCCTCAAAGACGTAGCCCCACACCGCTTGGACGAAATAGCCGAATTTTTTAGAACCTACAAAAATTTGGAGAAAAAAGTCACAGAAATTCTGGGTTGGCAAGATGTCGATATGGTCATGCCCCTAGTAGAAAAGTGCATCGCAGCCGATCGCCAATAA
- a CDS encoding MBL fold metallo-hydrolase, translating into MPDSAPSQANPQPSDQKATMENSPLTEFVVQFWGVRGSIATPGTKTIRYGGNTSCVEMRLGKKRLIFDGGTGLRVLGLNLLRQMPVEAHMFFSHTHWDHIQGFPFFTPAFIPGNCFHIYGAIAPNGTTIKQRLADQMLHPNFPVPIQVMQSDLKFNDLTPGDIVELDDVKVETALLNHPNTAIGYRVTWEGHTAVYCTDTEHFPDRLDENVVHLARNADVLIYDANYTNEEYYDFKNPKVGWGHSTWQAAVEIAKAAGVKRILMFHHDPGHDDNFLDRVEADVQAVFANACLAREGMSIPVI; encoded by the coding sequence ATGCCAGATTCCGCACCCTCTCAAGCCAACCCACAGCCTTCCGATCAGAAAGCCACTATGGAAAATAGTCCTTTGACCGAGTTTGTCGTTCAGTTTTGGGGCGTGCGGGGCAGCATCGCCACCCCCGGTACCAAAACAATTCGCTACGGAGGTAACACCTCTTGTGTAGAAATGCGTTTGGGCAAAAAACGCCTGATTTTTGACGGCGGCACGGGTTTGCGAGTTCTCGGCCTCAACCTGCTGCGACAAATGCCGGTGGAAGCTCATATGTTTTTCAGTCACACTCACTGGGATCACATTCAAGGATTTCCGTTCTTTACTCCTGCTTTTATCCCTGGTAACTGCTTTCACATTTACGGAGCGATCGCCCCCAACGGCACTACAATCAAACAGCGTCTAGCCGACCAAATGCTGCACCCGAATTTTCCTGTTCCCATCCAGGTAATGCAGTCAGACCTGAAATTCAACGATTTGACTCCGGGCGATATTGTCGAACTCGACGACGTGAAAGTAGAAACGGCACTGCTCAACCATCCCAATACTGCGATCGGATATCGAGTCACGTGGGAGGGACATACAGCCGTCTACTGCACCGATACAGAACATTTTCCCGATCGCTTAGACGAAAATGTAGTACACTTAGCCCGCAACGCCGACGTGCTGATTTACGACGCCAACTACACCAACGAAGAGTATTACGACTTCAAAAATCCGAAAGTCGGCTGGGGACACTCAACTTGGCAAGCAGCAGTAGAAATAGCCAAAGCTGCTGGAGTTAAAAGAATCCTGATGTTTCACCACGATCCGGGTCATGACGACAATTTTCTCGATCGTGTCGAAGCAGACGTGCAAGCAGTTTTCGCCAACGCGTGCTTGGCCCGCGAAGGCATGAGCATACCAGTGATTTAG
- a CDS encoding diheme cytochrome C — translation MNHKNPPKLRYRGLRGLYSALLVLIIACCICGGRVAAEVASSNNPARLAQVSAIEDNGTVDRIPERYQLGQQLYLENCATCHIGLPPQVLPTETWRRLLQDPQHYGQTLKLLVDPPRLLVWNYLQTYSRPQAKDEELPYRAATSGYFKALHPRVKLPQPANISSCATCHPGASQYNFRKLTAEWQNSP, via the coding sequence ATGAACCACAAAAACCCCCCCAAGCTTCGCTATCGTGGCTTGCGGGGGCTTTACTCCGCGTTGCTGGTGCTGATAATTGCCTGCTGTATCTGTGGCGGACGGGTAGCAGCGGAGGTTGCCAGCTCCAACAATCCGGCGCGACTGGCTCAAGTCTCTGCCATTGAAGATAATGGTACTGTCGATCGCATCCCCGAACGCTACCAACTCGGACAGCAACTGTACCTAGAAAACTGCGCCACCTGCCACATCGGCTTACCCCCGCAAGTATTGCCAACAGAAACCTGGCGCCGGTTGCTGCAAGATCCCCAACACTACGGACAAACCCTGAAACTCCTAGTAGACCCGCCCCGCCTGTTAGTGTGGAACTACCTACAAACTTATTCGCGTCCCCAAGCCAAAGACGAAGAACTCCCCTACAGGGCAGCCACCTCTGGCTATTTCAAAGCCTTGCACCCCAGAGTCAAGCTGCCCCAACCAGCAAATATCAGCAGTTGCGCGACTTGTCACCCCGGCGCGTCTCAATACAATTTCCGCAAGCTTACCGCCGAGTGGCAAAACTCCCCGTAA
- the ppc gene encoding phosphoenolpyruvate carboxylase — MSSVLQSSEQAIDSPSIPHSAPYSKSDLFLRNRLKVVEDLWESVLRQECGQELVDLLNQMRSVNSAEGQATHFRESNVVQLIEKLDLNAAIRAARAFALYFQLINIVEQHYEQRDQQLAYSGSNDAGARMFSKLPGQATDAPDRPRHREGPAQTAPRGADSSETIAKDAGTFHQLFPMLLRLNVPSQQIQRLIDQLDIRLVFTAHPTEIVRHTIRTKQRRMAKILQQLDQIDEKFQVVGADSESPYPVSSWEAATLQEQLMEEIRLWWRTDELHQFKPTVLDEVEYTLHYFDEVLFDAIPELYHRLKQALHASFPYLKPPSYNFCKFGSWVGSDRDGNPSVTPKVTWQTACYQRHLVLCKYINAVKRLNELLSLSLHWSDVLPELLESLDRDKSEFPEVYEQWAIRYRQEPYRLKLAYVLQRLENTRDRNWRLYKGDELQREREALSEHPGMTGLYRSGTEFLTELQLIERNLVETGLSCRDLENLLCQVEIYGFNLAYLDIRQESTVHSDALSEIAEYLQILPKSYNQMSEGDRVIWLATELQTRRPLIPAELPFSPKTCETINTFRILRQMHQEFGPEICETYVISMTHHVSDMLAVLLLAKESGLYDPATGISSIQVVPLFETVEDLKKAPEVMEQIFELPLYRALLTGGYAQEVAEKNEQNIDCPIQNLKLQEVMLGYSDSNKDSGFLSSNWEIHKAQKALQMIAEKYSVELRIFHGRGGSVGRGGGPAYKAILAQPGKSISGRIKITEQGEVLASKYSLPELALYNLETVAAAVIQASLLHTGFDGIDSWNEIMEELSAKSRSHYRNLIYEQDDLVDFFHHVTPIQEISQLQISSRPARRGGKKDISGLRAIPWVFSWTQSRFLLPSWYGVGTALQEFLLEEPEEHMKLLQYFYLKWPFFKMVISKVEMTLSKVDLQMAEHYVRELALPADKERFKALFEQIAAEFYLIRDLVLTITRHQSLLDGDPSLQRSVQLRNATIVPLGLLQVSLLKRLRQHGTGSVPGVIHSRYSKGELLRGALLTINGIAAGMRNTG; from the coding sequence ATGAGTTCAGTCCTCCAGTCTTCAGAACAGGCTATTGATTCACCATCTATTCCCCATTCTGCCCCTTACTCAAAATCAGACCTGTTTCTGCGCAATCGCCTCAAAGTAGTAGAGGACTTGTGGGAATCGGTGCTGCGACAGGAGTGCGGGCAGGAATTGGTGGATTTGCTCAACCAAATGCGATCGGTCAATTCCGCCGAGGGACAAGCCACTCACTTTCGCGAGTCAAATGTCGTACAGCTAATCGAAAAGCTCGACCTTAACGCCGCCATCCGTGCAGCCCGGGCTTTTGCACTGTATTTTCAGTTAATCAACATTGTCGAGCAGCACTACGAACAGCGAGACCAACAGCTAGCTTACTCTGGTAGCAACGACGCTGGGGCGCGGATGTTTTCTAAACTGCCGGGACAAGCAACTGATGCGCCCGATCGCCCGCGGCATAGGGAAGGCCCCGCCCAAACAGCTCCTCGCGGTGCAGACAGCAGCGAGACGATCGCCAAAGATGCCGGAACATTTCACCAACTGTTCCCGATGCTGCTGCGTTTGAACGTACCCAGCCAGCAAATCCAGCGTTTGATCGACCAGTTAGACATCCGCTTGGTATTCACCGCTCACCCCACAGAAATTGTCCGCCACACGATCCGCACCAAGCAGCGGCGGATGGCGAAGATTCTCCAACAGCTAGACCAAATAGACGAGAAATTTCAGGTGGTGGGAGCCGACTCAGAAAGCCCCTACCCAGTGTCTTCCTGGGAAGCTGCGACGCTCCAAGAGCAACTGATGGAAGAAATTCGCCTCTGGTGGCGCACCGACGAGCTGCACCAGTTTAAGCCGACGGTGCTTGACGAAGTAGAGTACACGCTGCACTACTTCGACGAAGTGCTGTTTGATGCGATTCCGGAACTATACCACCGCTTAAAGCAAGCTCTGCACGCTTCTTTCCCTTACCTGAAACCACCGAGTTACAACTTCTGCAAGTTTGGTTCTTGGGTAGGTTCCGACAGGGATGGGAATCCTTCTGTCACTCCGAAAGTAACCTGGCAAACAGCTTGCTATCAACGCCATTTAGTGCTGTGCAAGTACATCAATGCGGTGAAGCGGCTCAACGAACTTTTGAGTTTGTCGCTGCACTGGAGTGACGTATTGCCAGAATTGCTGGAATCTCTCGATCGCGACAAATCGGAATTTCCCGAAGTTTACGAGCAATGGGCGATTCGCTACCGCCAAGAACCTTATCGCTTAAAGCTGGCCTACGTGCTCCAGCGGCTGGAAAATACGCGCGATCGCAACTGGCGGCTGTACAAAGGAGACGAGTTGCAGCGAGAGCGCGAAGCTCTCTCAGAACATCCGGGAATGACCGGGCTTTATCGATCGGGAACCGAGTTTTTGACCGAATTGCAGCTCATCGAGCGCAATTTAGTCGAAACAGGTTTGAGCTGTCGGGACTTGGAAAATCTGCTCTGTCAAGTAGAAATCTACGGATTTAACTTGGCTTACCTAGATATCCGCCAAGAGTCAACAGTACACTCCGACGCTTTGAGCGAAATTGCAGAATACTTGCAAATTTTGCCCAAGTCTTACAATCAAATGTCCGAAGGCGATCGAGTGATTTGGCTCGCCACTGAATTGCAAACTCGCCGCCCTTTAATTCCTGCCGAATTGCCGTTTTCTCCCAAAACTTGCGAGACGATTAATACCTTCCGCATATTGCGGCAAATGCACCAGGAATTCGGCCCGGAGATTTGCGAAACTTACGTCATCAGCATGACCCACCATGTCAGCGATATGCTGGCTGTTTTGCTGCTAGCCAAAGAATCAGGACTGTACGATCCGGCAACCGGAATTAGCAGCATTCAAGTAGTGCCTCTGTTTGAAACAGTGGAAGACTTGAAAAAAGCGCCGGAAGTAATGGAGCAGATATTTGAACTGCCGCTGTACCGAGCTTTGCTAACCGGAGGATACGCGCAGGAAGTAGCAGAAAAAAACGAACAAAATATCGACTGTCCAATCCAAAATCTCAAATTGCAAGAAGTGATGCTGGGCTATTCCGACAGCAATAAAGATTCGGGTTTCCTCAGCAGCAACTGGGAAATTCACAAAGCCCAAAAAGCTTTGCAAATGATTGCGGAAAAGTACAGTGTAGAGTTGCGGATTTTTCACGGCCGGGGCGGCTCTGTAGGGCGTGGCGGCGGGCCTGCTTACAAGGCGATTTTGGCTCAGCCCGGAAAGAGTATCAGCGGGCGAATTAAGATTACCGAACAAGGCGAAGTTTTAGCTTCTAAGTATTCTTTGCCAGAGTTGGCGCTGTACAATTTGGAAACTGTAGCGGCGGCCGTAATTCAAGCGAGTTTGCTGCACACTGGTTTTGACGGCATCGACTCTTGGAATGAGATTATGGAGGAATTGTCAGCGAAATCGCGATCGCACTACCGCAATTTAATCTACGAACAAGACGATTTAGTCGATTTCTTCCACCACGTTACCCCAATTCAAGAAATCAGCCAATTGCAAATTAGTTCGCGTCCGGCGCGTCGCGGCGGCAAGAAAGACATCAGCGGTTTGCGGGCAATTCCATGGGTATTTAGCTGGACTCAAAGCCGCTTTTTGCTGCCTTCTTGGTACGGCGTAGGCACAGCATTGCAAGAGTTTTTGCTGGAAGAACCGGAAGAACACATGAAACTTTTGCAGTATTTCTACTTGAAATGGCCGTTTTTTAAAATGGTGATTTCTAAGGTGGAAATGACTTTATCTAAGGTGGATTTGCAGATGGCGGAACACTACGTGCGCGAGTTAGCTTTGCCAGCGGACAAGGAGCGTTTCAAGGCTTTATTCGAGCAAATTGCCGCCGAATTTTACTTGATTCGGGATTTAGTTTTAACTATTACCCGACATCAGAGTTTGTTGGATGGAGACCCGTCGTTGCAGCGATCGGTGCAGTTACGAAATGCAACGATCGTACCTTTAGGATTGTTGCAGGTATCGCTGCTAAAACGGTTGCGGCAGCACGGTACGGGAAGCGTTCCTGGGGTAATTCACTCGCGTTACAGCAAAGGTGAATTGTTGCGGGGAGCTCTGCTGACAATTAATGGTATTGCCGCCGGGATGCGGAATACGGGCTAA